A genome region from Candidatus Microthrix parvicella Bio17-1 includes the following:
- a CDS encoding glycosyltransferase family 39 protein, whose translation MPIAPLPPGSSADAPTGGFFRRWVGIATALGAAVVLLDILVVRPQCPKDTVRPGCFAVVGDALGLLSMARLLSWGKFFISPALYELAGGIEAPFVGKPPALVGYMGAVLWLSERPLVVQALIVMVVGAAVAWVFRNRWKHPARRVAEVAVPILVVVSFLADRPTMLARVATSAIALLAIPAVAMVGRRLADERVGVVAAFLVALAPAVWVNASMLTVESLYIVALPMVLLATLRAFDSPTTARYAQLGAAMMVLSFTRLEGAAVVLALLVGLVITNHRTERIGRRVGLAVMALMIVVVPLVGWSTMNAMRQGRNAGVSPGGGSVLWSGACDEVVYGELRGFWTLCPVEETIKEPVVLTEAVDDAIGMTGYAEKVLDPNNESLSRALDRPARSSSTPLVTSEGVRAEYARVMGRLPDGRRGVGIWVDGRPVGDPDMMLQPGDFLQVGPNALSGFSEAEMDAGAGVRAIRYYKERPKELPMLAAARVGRAVGAYRPVQTVRLDSLVEGRGAWQPWAAMVFWWASLPLAVMGWLRLRGRRPLWPFGTLSIVVIGTVAISLGIPRYRLGLDVVACVLAAVPIAAWIGRRWPATGPTLSEQLAAEPETVESSAET comes from the coding sequence TTGCCGATCGCACCCCTCCCTCCCGGATCATCCGCCGATGCGCCGACCGGCGGGTTCTTCCGACGCTGGGTGGGCATTGCCACGGCGTTGGGGGCGGCCGTGGTTCTGCTCGACATTTTGGTCGTCCGACCGCAATGTCCCAAGGACACCGTTCGGCCAGGTTGCTTTGCGGTTGTTGGGGATGCGTTGGGGCTGCTCTCCATGGCGCGGTTGTTGAGTTGGGGCAAGTTCTTCATCAGCCCGGCGCTCTACGAACTCGCCGGCGGCATCGAGGCACCGTTTGTGGGAAAGCCTCCGGCACTCGTGGGCTACATGGGCGCCGTGCTCTGGCTGAGCGAGCGGCCGCTGGTGGTCCAGGCCCTGATCGTGATGGTGGTCGGCGCGGCGGTCGCGTGGGTTTTTCGGAATCGTTGGAAGCACCCGGCGCGACGGGTGGCGGAAGTGGCCGTTCCGATCCTGGTCGTGGTGTCGTTTCTGGCCGACCGTCCGACGATGCTGGCGCGTGTTGCAACCAGCGCGATCGCATTGTTGGCGATACCGGCAGTGGCCATGGTTGGGCGACGGTTGGCCGACGAGCGGGTTGGCGTGGTGGCGGCTTTTCTGGTCGCACTGGCTCCGGCCGTGTGGGTCAATGCATCGATGTTGACGGTTGAGTCGCTCTATATCGTCGCGCTGCCGATGGTGTTGCTTGCCACCTTGCGGGCCTTCGACTCGCCAACCACGGCCCGATACGCCCAACTTGGCGCCGCCATGATGGTTTTGTCGTTCACCAGGTTGGAAGGTGCGGCGGTGGTTCTGGCCTTGTTGGTGGGGCTGGTGATCACCAACCATCGCACCGAACGCATCGGGCGGCGGGTGGGGCTGGCGGTGATGGCGCTGATGATCGTGGTGGTCCCGCTCGTCGGTTGGTCGACGATGAATGCCATGCGGCAGGGTCGGAACGCGGGGGTCTCACCGGGTGGCGGCAGCGTTCTGTGGAGTGGTGCATGCGACGAGGTGGTGTACGGCGAGCTTCGAGGCTTTTGGACGCTGTGCCCCGTCGAGGAGACCATCAAGGAGCCGGTGGTCCTCACCGAGGCCGTCGATGACGCGATCGGCATGACCGGATACGCCGAAAAGGTGTTGGACCCGAACAACGAGAGTTTGTCGCGCGCGCTCGATCGGCCGGCGCGCTCAAGCTCCACCCCTCTGGTGACCTCGGAGGGGGTCCGAGCGGAGTATGCCCGAGTGATGGGCAGGCTCCCCGATGGCAGGCGGGGCGTGGGCATCTGGGTGGATGGTCGCCCGGTGGGTGATCCGGACATGATGCTGCAACCGGGTGACTTCTTGCAGGTGGGGCCCAATGCACTGTCGGGATTCAGTGAGGCTGAGATGGACGCGGGCGCCGGCGTGCGTGCGATTCGCTATTACAAGGAACGCCCCAAGGAACTCCCCATGCTTGCCGCGGCGAGGGTGGGGCGGGCAGTTGGGGCCTACCGGCCGGTGCAAACCGTGCGGCTCGATTCGTTGGTGGAAGGTCGCGGCGCGTGGCAACCGTGGGCTGCGATGGTGTTCTGGTGGGCGTCGCTTCCGCTGGCGGTGATGGGATGGCTTCGTCTGCGAGGCCGTCGTCCCCTCTGGCCGTTCGGCACGCTCTCGATCGTCGTGATCGGTACCGTGGCCATATCGCTCGGCATCCCGCGGTACCGGCTGGGTTTGGATGTGGTGGCCTGCGTCTTGGCCGCAGTGCCGATTGCAGCTTGGATCGGACGTCGTTGGCCGGCCACGGGCCCAACCTTGAGCGAACAGTTGGCCGCCGAACCCGAGACGGTGGAGAGCTCAGCCGAGACGTGA
- the ychF gene encoding redox-regulated ATPase YchF translates to MERFGFVGLPNAGKSSLYNALAGGGALAAPYAFATVDPNVGVAKVLDSRLDALAEMSQSKNVVPTAVQFVDIAGLVKGASQGEGLGNRFLAHIREVDAVVFVLRAFEDTDVPGSSDPAEQLEILELELITADLEALEKHIDKRRKAARSNPAQAPEVAAMEAAIDVLGGGTPVWRAGLDEDTMALLKAEQLLTSKPVIALVNLGEDQLDEPDTYLAGVRALLGDTAPVIGLSIQLEAEAAMLDPEDRTEMLEALGLGEGALPTFLHTAYQLLGLRTFFTTGEKESRAWTFREGFTAPQTAGVIHTDFERGFIRAETIGWDVLLEAGSWSKARDEGTLRIEGKDYKVVDGDVMEFRFNV, encoded by the coding sequence ATGGAACGCTTCGGATTCGTCGGACTGCCCAACGCCGGGAAGTCATCGTTGTACAACGCCCTCGCGGGTGGTGGCGCCCTCGCAGCGCCATACGCGTTCGCCACCGTTGACCCCAACGTCGGCGTCGCGAAGGTGCTCGACAGCCGCCTGGACGCGCTGGCGGAAATGAGCCAGAGCAAGAACGTGGTGCCAACCGCCGTGCAGTTTGTCGACATCGCGGGGCTGGTGAAGGGTGCGTCGCAGGGCGAGGGGCTTGGCAACAGGTTTCTGGCACACATCCGAGAGGTGGACGCGGTGGTGTTCGTGCTGCGGGCTTTTGAAGATACCGACGTGCCCGGATCGTCCGACCCGGCCGAGCAACTGGAGATCCTGGAGCTCGAGTTGATCACGGCTGATCTTGAGGCGCTGGAGAAGCACATCGACAAACGCCGGAAGGCGGCCCGGTCGAACCCCGCCCAGGCACCCGAGGTGGCGGCGATGGAGGCGGCCATCGATGTACTCGGCGGCGGAACGCCCGTCTGGCGTGCGGGCCTGGACGAGGACACGATGGCGCTGCTCAAGGCCGAGCAGCTCCTGACCTCCAAACCGGTCATCGCGTTGGTGAACCTTGGCGAGGATCAGTTGGACGAACCGGACACGTATCTGGCCGGCGTGCGAGCGTTGCTGGGAGACACGGCGCCGGTGATCGGATTGTCGATCCAGCTCGAGGCCGAAGCGGCCATGCTGGACCCCGAGGATCGCACCGAGATGCTCGAGGCCCTCGGGCTGGGGGAAGGAGCGCTTCCCACCTTCCTGCATACCGCCTACCAACTGCTTGGCCTCCGTACCTTCTTCACCACGGGCGAGAAGGAAAGCCGGGCATGGACGTTTCGAGAGGGCTTCACCGCGCCGCAGACGGCAGGCGTGATTCACACCGATTTTGAGCGTGGGTTCATCCGAGCGGAAACGATTGGTTGGGACGTGCTGTTGGAGGCCGGTTCGTGGTCGAAGGCCCGCGACGAGGGCACGCTGCGCATCGAGGGCAAGGACTACAAGGTGGTGGACGGTGATGTCATGGAGTTCCGCTTCAACGTCTAG
- a CDS encoding GNAT family N-acetyltransferase — MIEAGPLRVSPGWWRDVDEVVHDGEEVTESVPCTREEHLEEIRRLLSAAFEVPRFDTLDYLRWYYTQCPFGETFSTLTRRRSEAISHLAGSPRRLRTVDGTVDMWLIANVGSIPGARREGAFLRMCMQAWLMIEGFDQAGIYGVMNDQSREALAAFGVVTEAELPTKVLSPAPWKRASFSHHTVDELLLSSDRLDEFFADTDLAPRRGVRLWWHLDVVRWRLASPLSTYTLHVADDLVAVSTTTTWRGAKVAVLMKVLVRSGRRKADGLAKTRLTPSMVGEVCAHHRTPLALHVGLNSDVSVVGATVPQRFLPSPLHLCFKTVPRRIGTSDLRFDSFELLDFDVL; from the coding sequence ATGATCGAGGCGGGCCCGTTACGGGTATCGCCCGGCTGGTGGCGCGACGTTGATGAGGTGGTGCACGACGGCGAGGAGGTCACCGAGTCGGTGCCATGCACCCGGGAGGAGCACCTCGAAGAGATTCGTCGGTTGCTGAGCGCGGCATTCGAGGTGCCACGTTTCGACACTCTGGACTATCTGCGGTGGTACTACACGCAGTGCCCGTTTGGGGAGACCTTCAGCACGCTCACACGACGTCGGTCGGAGGCGATCAGCCACCTGGCGGGCTCGCCGCGTCGGCTGCGCACGGTGGATGGCACGGTGGACATGTGGCTGATCGCCAACGTGGGGTCCATCCCCGGGGCGCGGCGCGAGGGGGCCTTCCTTCGCATGTGCATGCAGGCCTGGCTGATGATCGAAGGTTTCGACCAGGCGGGTATTTACGGGGTGATGAACGACCAGTCCCGCGAGGCCCTGGCGGCATTCGGGGTGGTGACCGAGGCGGAACTGCCGACCAAGGTGCTCAGCCCCGCCCCGTGGAAGCGGGCGTCCTTCAGCCACCACACGGTTGACGAACTGCTGCTGAGCAGCGACCGCCTGGACGAGTTCTTTGCCGACACCGACCTGGCGCCGCGCCGAGGGGTGCGGTTGTGGTGGCATCTGGACGTCGTCCGATGGCGCCTGGCCAGCCCGCTGAGCACCTACACCCTGCATGTCGCCGACGACCTGGTGGCCGTATCGACCACCACGACATGGCGCGGGGCGAAGGTGGCGGTGCTGATGAAGGTGCTGGTGCGCAGCGGGCGACGGAAGGCCGATGGGCTGGCCAAGACGCGGTTGACGCCGTCGATGGTGGGAGAGGTGTGCGCCCACCATCGCACGCCGTTGGCCCTCCACGTGGGGCTGAACTCCGACGTGAGCGTCGTTGGCGCCACCGTGCCCCAACGCTTCCTGCCGTCGCCGCTGCACCTGTGTTTCAAGACGGTGCCCCGGCGAATCGGCACCAGCGACCTGCGCTTCGACAGCTTCGAACTGTTGGACTTCGACGTGCTGTAA
- a CDS encoding HNH endonuclease signature motif containing protein has protein sequence MALQLVQDAMHGPNLRLVSPSAVEPVGLGDRLVEMGWRASDSHHQVVRLAAEFAGTVEWSVAGCSSAAQWMSERLDVALRTAREWIAVGRALRGLPVLDAALSDRTLSYAKVRMLVRTATPETESELVGLARSVSAGALGSAVAAWSRAHEPEDVRDERHRETRGLPWRVEPDGLTTGTLRLPADVAGGVMALIDAAVMRHRRSRGDRDAAHVSDPEFIEDDLGGTAPFPTLAQQRVDALVSVLCGGGADLVAEVVLHVRGDGATLDDGSPISQSAVIGALSGGFVRALIHDAAGTPVNASGRQRHPTTRQKRVVTERDRRCVDCGGHDLLEFDHVPEFAISGHTYVDELQLRCAACHRARHVRSGLRGSGPAPTRERGTP, from the coding sequence ATGGCACTTCAACTCGTTCAGGACGCGATGCACGGTCCCAACCTAAGACTTGTCAGTCCGTCTGCGGTCGAGCCCGTTGGGTTGGGGGATCGGCTGGTGGAGATGGGCTGGCGGGCATCGGACAGCCATCACCAGGTGGTCCGCCTGGCCGCCGAATTTGCCGGCACCGTCGAATGGTCCGTTGCGGGTTGTTCCTCGGCTGCCCAATGGATGAGCGAGCGTCTGGATGTGGCGCTGCGAACGGCCCGAGAGTGGATCGCCGTCGGTCGCGCGCTGCGAGGGCTGCCGGTCCTTGATGCGGCCTTGAGCGACCGCACCCTGTCGTACGCGAAGGTGCGGATGCTGGTGCGCACGGCGACGCCGGAGACGGAGAGCGAACTGGTGGGGTTGGCTCGATCCGTCTCCGCCGGTGCGTTGGGGTCGGCGGTGGCGGCCTGGTCGCGGGCCCACGAACCGGAGGACGTTCGTGATGAGCGGCACCGCGAAACACGGGGTCTGCCGTGGCGGGTCGAGCCCGATGGCCTGACCACCGGCACGCTTCGGCTGCCGGCGGACGTGGCCGGTGGGGTGATGGCACTGATCGATGCGGCGGTGATGCGGCACCGACGGTCGAGAGGAGATCGTGACGCAGCTCATGTCTCCGACCCCGAGTTCATTGAGGACGACCTGGGGGGCACCGCGCCTTTCCCGACCCTGGCGCAGCAACGGGTTGATGCGTTGGTCAGCGTGTTGTGCGGCGGTGGAGCGGACCTGGTCGCCGAGGTGGTCCTCCACGTGCGTGGCGACGGGGCAACGTTGGACGACGGCAGCCCGATCTCTCAGTCGGCCGTTATCGGTGCGTTGTCAGGTGGTTTCGTGCGGGCACTGATCCATGACGCGGCCGGCACGCCGGTGAATGCATCGGGTCGCCAACGGCACCCGACCACTCGTCAAAAGCGGGTGGTCACCGAACGCGACCGTCGTTGCGTGGACTGCGGTGGTCACGATCTGCTGGAGTTCGATCATGTGCCGGAGTTTGCGATCAGCGGGCACACGTACGTTGACGAACTGCAGCTTCGGTGTGCGGCTTGTCATCGAGCCCGGCATGTACGGTCGGGCCTGCGTGGGTCAGGACCGGCGCCAACCCGGGAACGAGGAACACCCTGA
- a CDS encoding TIGR03086 family metal-binding protein — translation MDPQVLNHAQQVAADVMSNVSSEQLDLPTPCDNWNVGQLIDHLVGAQHWAASGIRGSEMRDAAGASQGDFNGAFQAAAQDALDAFSEDGAMERTVNPGFGDMPATGLLGLAVTDTICHAWDLATATGQNNDLAPELSAQALVGARHTIQPAFRTEDGSLFGPEQHAPAGANNATQLAAFLGRKV, via the coding sequence ATGGACCCACAGGTACTCAACCATGCCCAGCAGGTGGCCGCCGACGTGATGTCCAACGTTTCGTCAGAGCAGTTGGATCTGCCCACGCCATGTGACAACTGGAACGTCGGGCAACTGATCGACCATCTGGTTGGCGCCCAGCACTGGGCCGCCTCGGGCATTCGAGGATCCGAGATGCGCGATGCCGCCGGTGCGTCCCAGGGCGACTTCAACGGCGCGTTCCAGGCAGCCGCCCAGGACGCGCTCGATGCGTTCAGCGAAGACGGCGCCATGGAGCGCACGGTCAACCCCGGGTTCGGCGACATGCCGGCCACGGGGCTGCTCGGCCTGGCCGTCACCGACACCATCTGCCACGCATGGGATCTGGCCACCGCCACCGGTCAAAACAACGACCTGGCACCAGAACTGTCGGCTCAGGCTCTCGTCGGCGCCCGCCATACCATCCAACCGGCATTCCGCACCGAGGACGGCTCGCTGTTCGGCCCAGAGCAGCACGCCCCCGCTGGTGCGAACAACGCCACGCAACTGGCGGCCTTCCTCGGGCGCAAGGTATAA
- a CDS encoding extracellular solute-binding protein codes for MFRKARAGLLGAALLAGVTVACGPPPTIEAQGGEPVAADNLPACPMAALDKATGVTNIVVWHALGAEPGKALEQITKSFNDSQDKVKVTLQNQGADYDEVLRKYTAAAASGTGVPAVVFLEDTTIQTVVDTGTLFPAQSCAEEVGFDIDAVQPAVRSYYTIDGVFYPGYVNISGPILFYNRTHFRKAGLDVNKAPKTLAEVRTAAEALKKSGIEKPLALKLEPWFFTCWVNGAGEDIVTPDNGRSGPAKAANLVNPAAIESLQWVQDMVADGLADPISDTPGQINQYLNVAQEKSSMLIETSTASTSIKAFLGGNLDTGGQDASSVDTAGLDPAAVPFPGLSEPGQVRVSGGYFGISNRVPKAQQAAAARYLGFMAQPEQVVTWHLVGSYLPVIGDVAKDPRIQKFWAEDRAGQLLKVGYDQLSLIDPKRPGPLIGPYPEYVSAMQTALESTARSGTTPKAALEKANAQVNADLKQYYG; via the coding sequence ATGTTCCGCAAAGCACGAGCCGGTCTGCTGGGAGCGGCATTGTTGGCGGGGGTGACGGTTGCATGCGGACCGCCCCCCACCATCGAGGCCCAGGGTGGCGAACCGGTGGCGGCCGACAATCTGCCCGCCTGCCCGATGGCAGCGTTGGACAAGGCCACCGGGGTCACCAACATCGTCGTCTGGCACGCCCTGGGTGCCGAGCCGGGCAAGGCCCTCGAACAGATCACCAAGTCGTTCAACGACAGCCAGGACAAAGTGAAGGTGACCCTGCAAAACCAGGGAGCCGATTACGACGAGGTGCTCCGCAAGTACACCGCCGCGGCGGCGAGCGGCACCGGCGTTCCAGCGGTGGTGTTCTTGGAGGACACCACCATCCAAACCGTGGTCGATACCGGAACGCTGTTTCCGGCTCAGTCCTGCGCCGAGGAGGTGGGCTTCGACATCGACGCGGTACAGCCTGCGGTTCGCAGCTACTACACGATCGATGGTGTCTTCTACCCGGGTTACGTCAACATCTCCGGACCGATCCTGTTCTACAACCGCACTCATTTCAGGAAAGCCGGCCTGGATGTCAACAAGGCACCCAAGACCCTTGCCGAGGTGCGCACGGCGGCGGAGGCCCTCAAGAAGTCGGGTATCGAGAAACCCCTGGCTCTGAAGCTTGAGCCGTGGTTCTTCACCTGCTGGGTGAACGGCGCCGGCGAGGACATCGTCACTCCGGACAATGGGCGGTCGGGCCCGGCCAAGGCGGCCAACCTGGTCAACCCTGCGGCCATCGAGTCGCTGCAGTGGGTGCAGGACATGGTGGCCGACGGCCTGGCCGACCCCATCTCCGATACGCCCGGTCAGATCAACCAGTACCTCAACGTGGCCCAGGAGAAGTCGTCGATGCTGATCGAGACCTCGACCGCGTCCACCTCCATCAAAGCATTTCTCGGAGGCAACCTCGACACCGGTGGCCAGGATGCGTCCTCGGTGGATACCGCAGGATTGGACCCCGCAGCGGTGCCGTTCCCAGGGCTCAGCGAGCCTGGCCAGGTGCGCGTCTCGGGTGGTTACTTTGGCATCTCCAACCGCGTGCCCAAGGCACAGCAGGCAGCGGCCGCCCGGTACCTCGGCTTCATGGCCCAACCCGAGCAGGTGGTCACCTGGCACCTCGTCGGGTCATACCTTCCGGTCATCGGCGACGTTGCCAAGGACCCCCGCATCCAGAAGTTCTGGGCAGAAGATCGGGCGGGACAGCTCTTGAAGGTGGGGTACGACCAACTGTCGTTGATCGACCCCAAGCGGCCCGGACCACTGATCGGCCCCTACCCCGAATACGTCAGCGCCATGCAGACCGCGCTCGAGTCGACTGCCCGCTCCGGCACCACGCCCAAAGCGGCGCTGGAGAAGGCGAACGCACAGGTCAACGCCGACCTCAAGCAGTACTACGGGTAG
- a CDS encoding carbohydrate ABC transporter permease, whose protein sequence is MTDATTSAVMTDDRRGSDQPIVEAPPVTAQLKKAGWYLLLTVLALVILYPLYMSLMRALSDPAAYARAGNPPWPVDAEWDVFSRAWNGGNLSVATFWSFAMSVVITVTQVITAVLAAYAFVFLRFPLKRLLFILFVATLMLPLEVTFVANSLTIRQWGWIDTLQGLVAPFLASALGTFLLRQGFLGIPNELREAAFLDGYGHFRFMTRIAVPLTAPVVASVGLLAFLASWNQYLWPRVVTEQENHQTLQIALKRLAAQNVQQLNVGVAGAVLAAVPIFALLIVFQRAIVRGLTAGAVKG, encoded by the coding sequence GTGACTGATGCGACCACCAGCGCGGTGATGACCGACGATCGTCGGGGCTCGGATCAACCGATCGTCGAGGCCCCACCTGTCACTGCGCAGTTGAAGAAGGCGGGCTGGTACCTGCTGCTGACCGTGTTGGCGCTGGTGATCCTGTACCCGCTGTACATGTCGTTGATGCGGGCGTTGTCCGATCCGGCCGCCTACGCCAGGGCCGGCAACCCACCGTGGCCGGTCGACGCCGAGTGGGACGTGTTCAGCCGAGCCTGGAACGGCGGCAACCTGTCGGTGGCAACGTTCTGGAGCTTCGCCATGTCGGTGGTCATCACCGTGACCCAGGTGATCACGGCCGTGCTGGCCGCCTACGCCTTCGTGTTCCTGCGGTTTCCCCTCAAGCGGCTGCTGTTCATCCTGTTCGTCGCCACCCTGATGCTGCCCCTCGAGGTGACCTTCGTGGCCAACTCGTTGACGATCCGCCAGTGGGGCTGGATCGACACGCTGCAGGGCCTGGTGGCCCCATTCCTTGCGTCGGCGCTGGGCACGTTCCTGTTGCGACAAGGATTCCTGGGTATCCCGAACGAGTTGCGTGAGGCGGCGTTCCTCGACGGTTACGGCCACTTCAGGTTTATGACCCGAATTGCGGTTCCGCTGACCGCTCCCGTGGTTGCATCCGTCGGCCTGCTGGCGTTCCTGGCATCGTGGAACCAATACCTCTGGCCCCGGGTCGTCACCGAACAGGAGAACCACCAGACGCTGCAGATCGCCCTCAAACGGCTGGCCGCGCAGAACGTTCAGCAACTGAACGTGGGGGTGGCCGGCGCCGTGCTGGCCGCCGTACCCATCTTCGCCCTGCTGATCGTGTTCCAACGGGCGATCGTTCGTGGTCTGACCGCCGGCGCGGTGAAGGGATGA
- a CDS encoding carbohydrate ABC transporter permease → MGVLPGADAAASSGVHGRRVFGYDLKETGLAFAFLAPSLVIFGVFFYFPFARLVSWGFYESRQRGATYQNVGFSHYVDVLTSSEFLDALWISVQFVLLTVPAGLILGTLLAVAAHRRLKGIKIYQTIFTSTIATSVAVAAVLFFGLINPAVGVFKVDWLSNPSTALPALALVAVWKNLGLSFVIVLAGLQAVPDELTEAAMIDGYGAIGRFFKVTVPALKPVLTFLVVALTIFGMQEFALPDIITGGGPEGSTSTLVYTIAQKLDPTNITTGSVMAVGLFLITLVVGLGQFVLLERGMNRD, encoded by the coding sequence ATGGGAGTGTTGCCCGGCGCCGATGCCGCAGCGAGCAGCGGCGTCCACGGTCGCCGTGTCTTCGGATACGACCTGAAGGAGACGGGCCTGGCGTTCGCGTTTCTGGCCCCGTCGCTGGTGATCTTTGGTGTCTTCTTCTACTTCCCGTTCGCCCGGCTGGTGTCGTGGGGCTTCTACGAAAGTCGCCAGCGAGGCGCGACCTACCAGAACGTGGGGTTCAGTCACTACGTCGACGTGCTGACCTCCTCTGAGTTCCTTGACGCCCTCTGGATCTCGGTGCAGTTTGTGCTGCTGACCGTTCCCGCCGGCCTGATCCTGGGCACGCTGCTGGCCGTCGCAGCGCATCGTCGCCTGAAGGGGATCAAGATCTACCAGACGATCTTCACCTCGACGATCGCCACGTCGGTGGCGGTCGCCGCCGTGCTGTTTTTCGGGCTGATCAACCCGGCGGTGGGTGTGTTCAAGGTTGACTGGCTGTCCAATCCGTCCACGGCGTTGCCGGCCCTGGCGTTGGTGGCTGTTTGGAAGAACCTCGGCCTCAGCTTCGTGATCGTGCTCGCCGGGCTTCAGGCGGTGCCCGACGAGTTGACCGAGGCCGCCATGATCGATGGCTACGGCGCCATCGGCCGATTTTTCAAGGTGACGGTGCCCGCGCTCAAGCCGGTGCTGACGTTTCTGGTGGTGGCGCTCACCATCTTCGGCATGCAGGAGTTTGCGCTCCCCGACATCATCACCGGCGGCGGTCCGGAGGGCAGCACGTCGACCCTGGTGTACACGATCGCCCAGAAGCTCGACCCCACCAACATCACCACCGGCTCGGTCATGGCGGTCGGCCTGTTTCTCATCACCTTGGTCGTGGGACTGGGACAGTTTGTGCTGCTTGAACGGGGGATGAACCGTGACTGA
- a CDS encoding ABC transporter ATP-binding protein, with translation MSTVHFDQVTKRFGKTTAVDSMSLDIVDGEFMVLLGPSGCGKSTALRMIAGLESITEGSLSIDGEVVNHVDPRKRGIAMVFQSYALYPNLTVRKNIESPLNAKDVPPDDGGPPRRLNAEERNTRVVEAARMLDLEPYLDRKPGALSGGQRQRVALARAIVARAKVLLMDEPLSNLDAKLRAQTRAELIDLHERLGGTVVYVTHDQIEAMTMADRVAIMANGALHQVGTPEEVYDRPANTFVAGFIGTPPMNLMDGVATSGGVRVAGAMLSAAHDLADGVKVTVGIRPEHLALVDGDSPPSSALAVEVRAVEWLGYESLVTADLVEARPTDPQASARAAASPGSDASGSDSSDTKTLVSDAPIDHDDPESVGATRRRVILRADGRVNARNGDTVRAVPTSGSVQLFDAETGVHL, from the coding sequence GTGTCAACGGTTCATTTCGACCAGGTCACCAAACGCTTCGGAAAGACGACGGCAGTCGACTCGATGAGCCTCGACATCGTCGATGGCGAGTTCATGGTGTTGTTGGGCCCGTCGGGTTGTGGCAAGTCCACCGCCCTGCGCATGATCGCCGGCCTGGAGTCGATCACCGAGGGCTCGCTGAGCATCGACGGCGAGGTGGTGAACCACGTCGACCCGCGAAAACGCGGGATCGCCATGGTGTTCCAGAGCTACGCGCTCTACCCCAACCTGACCGTGCGTAAGAACATCGAGTCGCCGCTCAACGCAAAGGACGTGCCACCCGACGACGGAGGGCCGCCCCGCAGGCTGAACGCCGAGGAACGCAACACCCGGGTGGTCGAGGCCGCTCGCATGCTGGACCTCGAGCCCTACCTGGACCGTAAACCCGGCGCGTTGTCGGGTGGGCAGCGTCAGCGGGTGGCGCTGGCACGGGCGATTGTGGCCCGCGCCAAGGTGCTGCTGATGGACGAGCCGCTGTCCAACCTTGACGCCAAGCTGCGGGCCCAGACCCGGGCGGAGTTGATCGACCTGCACGAACGGCTGGGTGGCACGGTTGTCTATGTCACCCACGACCAGATCGAGGCCATGACCATGGCCGACAGGGTGGCCATCATGGCCAACGGGGCGTTGCATCAGGTGGGTACCCCCGAAGAGGTGTACGACCGGCCGGCCAACACGTTCGTTGCCGGGTTCATCGGTACGCCACCGATGAACCTGATGGATGGCGTTGCCACGTCGGGCGGGGTCAGAGTGGCCGGGGCCATGCTGAGCGCTGCCCACGATCTGGCCGACGGCGTCAAGGTGACCGTGGGCATCCGCCCCGAGCACCTCGCACTTGTCGATGGAGACAGCCCACCGAGCAGTGCCTTGGCGGTGGAGGTTCGGGCGGTCGAGTGGCTGGGCTACGAGAGCCTGGTGACCGCCGACCTGGTGGAGGCGCGTCCGACCGACCCTCAGGCCTCCGCTCGGGCCGCCGCCTCACCCGGAAGCGACGCATCCGGCAGCGATTCATCCGATACGAAAACGCTCGTGAGCGATGCGCCCATCGACCACGACGACCCCGAGTCGGTCGGTGCCACCCGACGTCGGGTGATCCTCCGGGCCGACGGCCGTGTGAACGCCCGCAACGGCGACACCGTCAGGGCCGTCCCAACATCCGGCTCGGTGCAGTTGTTCGACGCAGAGACCGGCGTCCACCTGTGA